In Chthonomonadales bacterium, a single window of DNA contains:
- a CDS encoding FtsW/RodA/SpoVE family cell cycle protein: protein MARDPGRRVEGSLLLFAYLVLGLGAVLVFLAKGPFGAPGDAVDINTATTDRLALALHIDPALARILTARRSSVGAYRSVRQLAGVRVLDRAAAARAAAQLRLAGLDPRSAALRDLTRTLDVPRAVARRIVEFERASAPSAAHVPLDVPVLDAERFRVAAPRLVVRGAGAVALTFFGLALLMAIAGTLLAGALRRSAPGADGVLLPAMLFLCGLGYLVLFSIPDPLRDAPLHVAHAWGVLSGLLALWAAASMRSHRPDGARGLARLLPGRSALRRYTYVWALAGLCLLALLLAFGQGPRGVRLSLGGFQPVEVVKILLVLFAAGYLAEHGRSLAEALNRWRPPILKGRAARFGGLALPRRADLGPLAAVCCLALGLFVIVRDMGPALVLFGTFVGIYYVATGRSGAVWLAAIVLVACGGAAYAMGIGVIPVRVDMWLAPWDNRHRNGMQLGQALWGMASGGLVGTGLGLGAPATMPRARDDLVFAGVAEQLGLVGAACVLTVVVVLVARGLRIAVRAESDYDRLLAAGFATLLGWQVFLIVAGVTGLLPLSGLTLPFVGRGNSALLADMLMIGLLRGISTPSPSVAVASTNPVFGRAARSMATAVAFGLLGLVLLGRLAWVQALASDDIAGRTIRTPDADGVARAKVNPRLLAVEHSIERGSIYDRRGQVLATSRLDEISAALDGAPAAAARYHGKGRYYPRGELTAHLVGYLDPALGGPTGLEGDFNADLRGFARYADLVADYRARNLPRWLTGVPERVGRDVVLTLDADLQEEAFGILRNAAGARRDRRTGAPRERAAMVVLEAATGEVLVSASIPSYDPNRLSRHSWAALTKEGDDRARLLDRGRFGYYPPGSTIKVATAAAALENGVDILYDCNHVARNVRWRYGGHSYARRRIVDDAHDPPHNVIGLARALRVSCNLYFARLAIALGPEKLREELVDGFELSAVKPVAAFAADLPDNGYGQGTMLVTPTEMARVAASVANRGRMMRPLYWREVRQRRNVVRRSAPALLARPLGETNAGGLAEMMRAVVTDGTARGVFDSIPVQLAGKTGTAETNAGDARPHSWFIGYAPFTRPHYAFACLIENGGYGRSGAAPAMNAFLGAVFGR, encoded by the coding sequence CAGCGCGGCCCTGCGAGACCTGACGCGCACGCTGGACGTGCCCCGCGCCGTGGCGCGGCGCATCGTCGAGTTCGAGCGTGCGTCGGCACCGTCCGCCGCCCACGTGCCGCTTGACGTGCCGGTGCTCGACGCCGAGCGCTTCCGCGTTGCCGCGCCGCGCCTGGTGGTGCGCGGGGCCGGCGCCGTGGCGCTCACCTTCTTCGGGCTCGCGCTGTTGATGGCCATCGCGGGTACCCTCCTGGCCGGCGCGCTGCGGCGCTCTGCTCCCGGAGCCGACGGCGTGCTGCTCCCCGCAATGCTGTTCCTATGTGGCCTGGGCTACCTGGTGCTCTTCTCCATCCCCGATCCCCTCCGCGACGCCCCACTGCACGTGGCCCACGCCTGGGGCGTACTCAGCGGGCTTCTGGCGCTCTGGGCCGCCGCCTCCATGCGCTCGCACCGGCCAGACGGCGCGCGCGGGCTCGCGCGCCTACTCCCCGGCCGGTCCGCGCTGCGCCGCTATACCTATGTGTGGGCTCTGGCCGGCCTGTGCCTCCTCGCGCTGCTCCTCGCGTTCGGGCAGGGGCCGCGCGGCGTCCGACTCTCGCTCGGCGGGTTTCAGCCGGTCGAGGTCGTCAAGATCCTGCTGGTCCTCTTCGCCGCCGGCTACCTTGCGGAGCACGGTCGCTCGCTCGCGGAGGCGCTCAACCGCTGGCGCCCACCCATCCTCAAGGGCCGCGCGGCCCGGTTCGGCGGCCTCGCGCTCCCGCGCCGCGCCGACCTGGGCCCGCTCGCCGCGGTCTGCTGCCTGGCGCTCGGCCTGTTCGTGATCGTGCGCGACATGGGGCCGGCGCTCGTGCTGTTCGGAACGTTCGTCGGCATCTACTACGTTGCGACGGGCCGCTCGGGAGCGGTATGGCTCGCCGCGATCGTGCTCGTCGCGTGCGGAGGGGCCGCCTACGCGATGGGTATTGGCGTCATCCCGGTGCGCGTCGACATGTGGCTTGCGCCGTGGGACAACCGCCACCGCAACGGGATGCAGCTCGGGCAGGCGCTGTGGGGCATGGCCTCCGGCGGGCTCGTGGGCACGGGACTCGGCCTGGGCGCGCCGGCCACCATGCCGCGCGCCCGCGACGACCTGGTCTTTGCGGGCGTGGCCGAGCAGCTCGGCCTGGTCGGCGCGGCGTGCGTGCTGACCGTCGTCGTGGTGCTCGTGGCGCGCGGGCTGCGGATCGCCGTTCGCGCCGAGAGCGACTACGACCGGCTCCTCGCCGCTGGCTTCGCGACGCTGCTCGGATGGCAGGTGTTCTTGATCGTCGCGGGCGTCACGGGCCTGCTGCCGCTGAGCGGGCTCACGCTCCCCTTCGTCGGGCGCGGGAACAGCGCGCTGCTCGCCGACATGCTGATGATCGGGCTGCTGCGCGGGATCTCGACGCCGAGCCCGAGCGTCGCGGTCGCCAGTACGAACCCCGTGTTCGGGCGGGCGGCGCGCTCCATGGCCACGGCCGTGGCGTTCGGGCTGCTGGGGCTGGTGCTCCTCGGCCGGCTCGCCTGGGTGCAGGCCCTCGCCTCCGACGACATCGCCGGGCGCACCATTCGCACGCCGGACGCCGACGGCGTGGCGCGGGCCAAGGTGAACCCGCGACTGCTCGCGGTGGAGCACTCCATCGAGCGCGGCTCGATCTACGACCGTCGCGGGCAGGTCCTCGCCACGTCACGTCTCGACGAGATCAGCGCGGCGCTCGATGGCGCGCCCGCGGCCGCCGCGCGTTACCATGGCAAGGGGCGCTACTACCCAAGGGGCGAGCTCACGGCGCATCTCGTCGGCTACCTCGACCCGGCGCTCGGCGGCCCAACGGGCCTGGAGGGGGATTTCAACGCTGATCTGCGCGGCTTCGCGCGATACGCCGACCTCGTCGCCGACTACCGGGCCCGGAACCTGCCGCGATGGCTCACCGGCGTGCCGGAGCGCGTAGGGCGCGACGTAGTCCTTACTCTGGACGCCGACCTACAGGAGGAGGCGTTCGGCATCCTCCGAAACGCCGCCGGGGCGCGCCGCGACCGGCGCACCGGCGCGCCGAGAGAGCGGGCGGCGATGGTCGTTCTTGAAGCGGCGACCGGCGAGGTTCTCGTCTCGGCCTCAATACCGTCCTACGATCCGAATCGCCTCAGTCGACACTCCTGGGCCGCGTTGACGAAGGAAGGCGACGACCGGGCCAGACTGCTGGATCGCGGGCGCTTCGGCTACTACCCGCCGGGCTCAACGATCAAGGTGGCGACGGCGGCGGCCGCGTTGGAGAACGGGGTCGACATACTCTACGACTGCAACCACGTCGCGCGCAACGTGCGCTGGCGGTATGGCGGGCACAGCTACGCGCGCAGGCGGATCGTCGACGACGCGCATGACCCTCCGCACAACGTGATCGGGCTTGCTCGCGCGCTCCGCGTGTCGTGCAACCTCTACTTTGCGCGCCTCGCCATCGCCCTCGGACCTGAGAAGCTGCGCGAGGAACTGGTGGACGGGTTCGAGCTCAGCGCCGTGAAGCCGGTCGCCGCGTTCGCCGCCGACCTTCCGGACAACGGCTACGGTCAGGGCACGATGCTCGTGACGCCCACGGAGATGGCGCGAGTCGCGGCGTCGGTGGCCAACCGTGGGCGGATGATGCGCCCGCTCTACTGGAGAGAGGTACGCCAGCGGCGGAACGTGGTGCGGCGGAGCGCGCCTGCGCTGCTCGCGCGGCCACTGGGAGAGACGAACGCCGGCGGGCTCGCCGAGATGATGCGGGCCGTTGTCACCGACGGGACGGCCCGTGGAGTCTTCGACTCGATCCCGGTTCAGTTGGCGGGGAAGACGGGCACGGCGGAGACGAACGCGGGCGATGCCCGACCGCACTCCTGGTTCATCGGCTACGCGCCGTTCACGCGGCCGCACTACGCGTTCGCCTGCCTCATCGAGAACGGCGGTTACGGGCGCTCGGGCGCGGCTCCGGCGATGAACGCGTTCCTCGGGGCGGTGTTCGGCCGGTAG